A single region of the Pseudomonas sp. B21-023 genome encodes:
- a CDS encoding TonB-dependent receptor: MIHPCSPRNATLRHAIHAAALGLGMACAGVLPTVAVAAPASQSQQRDWNIPAGPLAAALDQLARQGGLNLSFDAGSLQGKATQGVQGRHDSAQALQILLQGSDVQVQQESEKSFLLIPALEVGDALQLGATSISSNRLGETTEHSGSYTTGAVTIGKTPQSIRHTPQSVTVVTRQRIDDQNITNLTNLLEQTPGVVVNLTDSERVQYYSRGYQIDAIQYDGATVVQSSGGGSFIQSDSAILDRAEVLRGATGMLRGAGNPSGTVNLVRKRPTYEFQGEGSVTLGTWDAQRYVADLSGPLTETGNVRGRVIAVHDEKDHFQQSRQERKDVLYGVMAFDLDDSTTLTTGLEWTQLDATGAWGNLPADYDGSPLPFGRSTYLGADWNRWNRSNLQTFAELEHRFDNDWTLKLMAQRTHFELDDNGFKQTYFSRATGTANPTRNPYLMSYQVTEGDGGESLQNNLSATLNGPFDLLGRSHELMLGVERIRNDSYASATNNVQSGVFDIRTWDPKTSLANPSIDITAHPVRTRTTQEGAYATWRISLADPLTAIIGARANWYDYEQENNTKANGKFSVDNEIVPYAALIYDLNDNFSTYASYTEIFNPQTNTDAAGSVLEPVTGEAYETGIKGEFYEGRLNTSLAFFRIYQVGNALDDLSGPNPCLPNYTNGFCKVAAGKNRSQGFELEISGEVLPGWNMTGGYTYNTTEYLKDTTGNNGNPIRTTDPKRMLRLFTSYRLPGELQAWTVGGGVQAQSAIYNRSGTAEASQSGYAVYNAMVNYRFNDNYSLQLNANNLFDKKYYRQVAPTPTGYYWGDPRNVSVTLRGTF, from the coding sequence ATGATTCACCCGTGTTCCCCTCGCAATGCCACCCTGCGCCATGCCATCCACGCTGCCGCCCTCGGCCTGGGCATGGCCTGCGCCGGCGTGCTGCCGACAGTCGCCGTCGCCGCGCCCGCCAGCCAGAGCCAGCAGCGCGACTGGAACATCCCGGCCGGCCCGTTGGCTGCCGCGCTGGACCAGCTGGCGCGTCAGGGCGGGCTGAACCTGTCGTTCGACGCCGGCAGCCTGCAGGGCAAGGCCACTCAAGGCGTGCAGGGCCGGCATGACAGTGCGCAGGCATTGCAGATCCTGCTGCAGGGCAGCGATGTGCAAGTCCAGCAGGAAAGCGAGAAGAGCTTCCTGCTGATACCCGCCCTGGAGGTGGGCGATGCCCTGCAACTGGGCGCCACCAGCATCTCCAGCAACCGCCTGGGCGAGACCACCGAGCACAGCGGCTCCTACACCACCGGTGCGGTGACCATCGGCAAGACGCCGCAGAGCATCCGCCACACCCCGCAATCGGTGACCGTGGTCACCCGCCAGCGCATCGACGACCAGAACATCACCAACCTCACCAACCTGCTCGAGCAGACCCCTGGCGTGGTGGTCAACCTGACCGACAGCGAGCGGGTGCAGTACTACTCACGCGGCTACCAGATCGACGCCATCCAGTACGACGGCGCCACCGTGGTGCAGAGCAGCGGCGGTGGTTCGTTCATCCAGAGCGATTCGGCGATCCTCGACCGCGCCGAGGTGTTGCGCGGCGCCACCGGCATGCTGCGCGGCGCCGGCAACCCCTCCGGCACCGTCAACCTGGTGCGCAAGCGCCCCACCTATGAGTTCCAGGGCGAAGGCAGCGTCACCCTCGGCACCTGGGACGCCCAGCGCTACGTCGCCGACCTATCCGGGCCGTTGACCGAGACCGGCAACGTGCGTGGCCGGGTGATCGCGGTGCATGACGAGAAAGACCACTTCCAGCAATCGCGCCAGGAGCGCAAGGATGTGCTGTACGGGGTCATGGCCTTCGATCTCGACGACAGCACCACCCTGACCACTGGCCTTGAGTGGACCCAGCTCGACGCCACCGGCGCCTGGGGCAACCTGCCGGCTGACTACGACGGCTCGCCATTGCCGTTCGGCCGCAGCACCTACCTGGGCGCCGACTGGAACCGCTGGAACCGCAGCAACCTGCAGACCTTCGCCGAGCTCGAGCACCGTTTCGACAACGACTGGACGCTCAAGCTGATGGCCCAGCGCACTCACTTCGAGCTGGACGACAACGGTTTCAAGCAGACCTACTTCAGCCGCGCCACCGGCACCGCCAACCCGACCCGCAACCCTTACCTGATGAGCTACCAGGTAACCGAAGGCGATGGCGGCGAGAGCCTGCAGAACAACCTCAGTGCCACCCTCAACGGCCCGTTCGACCTGCTCGGCCGCAGCCACGAGCTGATGCTGGGCGTCGAGCGCATCCGCAACGACTCCTATGCCTCGGCCACCAACAATGTGCAGTCGGGCGTGTTCGATATCCGCACCTGGGACCCGAAGACCAGCCTGGCCAATCCGAGCATCGACATCACCGCCCACCCGGTGCGCACCCGCACCACCCAGGAAGGTGCCTACGCCACATGGCGCATCTCCCTGGCCGATCCGCTCACCGCGATCATCGGCGCCCGCGCCAACTGGTACGACTACGAGCAGGAAAACAACACCAAGGCCAACGGCAAGTTCAGCGTCGACAACGAGATCGTGCCCTACGCAGCACTGATCTACGACCTCAACGACAACTTCAGCACCTACGCCAGCTACACCGAGATCTTCAACCCGCAGACCAACACCGATGCCGCAGGCTCCGTGCTCGAGCCGGTCACCGGCGAAGCCTACGAGACCGGGATCAAGGGCGAGTTCTACGAGGGCCGGCTGAACACCTCGCTGGCGTTCTTCCGCATCTACCAGGTCGGCAACGCGCTGGACGACCTCAGCGGGCCGAACCCGTGCCTGCCCAACTACACCAACGGCTTTTGCAAGGTCGCCGCGGGCAAGAACCGCAGCCAGGGCTTCGAGCTGGAGATTTCCGGCGAAGTGCTGCCGGGCTGGAACATGACCGGCGGCTACACCTACAACACCACCGAATACCTAAAGGACACCACCGGCAACAACGGCAACCCGATCCGCACCACCGACCCCAAGCGCATGCTGCGTCTGTTCACCAGCTATCGCCTGCCCGGTGAGCTGCAGGCCTGGACCGTGGGCGGCGGCGTGCAGGCGCAGAGCGCCATCTACAACCGCAGCGGCACAGCCGAAGCTTCGCAGTCGGGGTATGCGGTGTACAACGCGATGGTGAACTACCGCTTCAACGACAACTATTCGTTGCAGTTGAACGCCAACAACCTGTTCGACAAGAAGTACTACCGCCAGGTGGCGCCAACGCCGACCGGGTACTACTGGGGCGACCCGCGCAATGTGTCGGTGACCTTGCGCGGAACGTTCTGA
- a CDS encoding MFS transporter: MNMRLLAGLLFAVSVVGFSLGASLPLVSLRLHEAGAGTLEIGIISAIPAAGMMLSAFMVDACCKYLTRRVIYLLSFSLCTLSIALLEWAFDSMLWLALLRLGLGIGMGIAIILGESWVNELCPEHNRGKIMALYATSFTGFQVLGPALLALLGANSPWLTGVVTLCYGLALLCILFTVPNDHVEHEEDAKSFGLAGFFRVAPALCVAVLFFSFFDAVVLSLLPVYATSHGIAVGVAALMVTVVFAGDMLFQLPLGWLADRVERTGLHLVCGLVAMSIGIALPWLLQMTWLLWPLLVVLGAVAGGIYTLALVLIGQRFKGQDLVTANASVGLLWGVGSLVGPLVSGAAMDVAPHGLPMALALMAGLFVCFARQAYRRAGKLQAVAD; encoded by the coding sequence ATGAACATGCGTTTGCTGGCGGGCCTGTTGTTCGCCGTGTCGGTGGTCGGTTTCAGCCTCGGGGCGAGCCTGCCGCTGGTGTCGTTGCGCTTGCACGAGGCCGGGGCGGGAACCCTGGAGATCGGCATCATCTCGGCGATCCCGGCGGCCGGCATGATGCTCTCGGCGTTCATGGTCGATGCCTGCTGCAAGTACCTGACCCGCCGCGTCATCTACCTGCTCAGCTTCAGCCTGTGCACCCTGAGCATCGCCTTGCTCGAGTGGGCCTTCGACTCGATGCTGTGGTTGGCGCTGCTGCGCCTTGGGCTGGGCATCGGCATGGGCATCGCGATCATCCTTGGCGAGTCGTGGGTCAACGAGCTGTGCCCGGAGCACAACCGCGGCAAGATCATGGCGCTGTATGCCACCAGCTTCACCGGCTTCCAGGTGCTTGGCCCGGCGTTGCTTGCGCTGTTGGGCGCCAATAGCCCATGGCTGACCGGCGTGGTCACCCTCTGCTATGGCCTGGCCTTGCTGTGCATCCTGTTCACCGTGCCCAACGATCATGTCGAGCATGAGGAAGACGCCAAGAGCTTCGGCCTGGCCGGTTTCTTCCGTGTGGCCCCGGCCTTGTGCGTGGCGGTGCTGTTCTTCTCGTTCTTCGATGCCGTGGTGCTGTCGCTGCTGCCGGTGTACGCCACCAGCCATGGTATCGCCGTGGGCGTGGCGGCGCTGATGGTGACCGTGGTGTTCGCCGGCGACATGCTCTTCCAGTTGCCGCTGGGCTGGCTCGCCGACCGGGTCGAGCGTACCGGGCTGCACCTGGTGTGCGGGCTGGTGGCGATGAGTATCGGTATCGCCTTGCCGTGGCTGCTGCAGATGACCTGGCTGCTATGGCCGCTGCTGGTGGTGCTCGGCGCGGTGGCGGGGGGCATCTATACCTTGGCGCTGGTACTGATCGGGCAGCGCTTCAAAGGCCAGGACCTGGTCACGGCGAACGCCAGCGTCGGCTTGCTGTGGGGCGTCGGCAGCCTGGTCGGGCCACTGGTCAGCGGCGCGGCGATGGACGTGGCGCCCCATGGCTTGCCCATGGCGTTGGCGCTGATGGCGGGACTGTTCGTGTGCTTCGCCCGCCAGGCTTATCGCCGGGCAGGCAAGCTTCAGGCAGTGGCGGACTGA
- a CDS encoding RHS repeat-associated core domain-containing protein yields the protein MSGIAFKGQHLDAATERYPLGNGYRFYSPILMRFCSPDSESPFRLGGVNIYAFVSGDPVNGADPTGHFNWTKMLKLLGKDYGGKGQVIDGIMVFYSEQPDQSGETVLNVLTHGQPGLLLGDELGYTPDRLKTLLEDNGISLKGQKTHVMACYSAAALPSGGASFIQEWSNITGAQTTGYMKGVPTPRSVDGDNHHAVVLPVLPVFKQLLSLSSKPISVEPSDTLTGIRSDRPAGRHARR from the coding sequence ATGTCAGGAATTGCGTTCAAGGGGCAGCACTTGGACGCAGCAACAGAGCGGTATCCCTTAGGTAATGGATATCGTTTCTATAGCCCAATCCTGATGCGCTTCTGCTCTCCTGACAGTGAAAGCCCGTTTCGATTGGGAGGGGTCAATATTTATGCTTTCGTATCTGGGGATCCTGTGAATGGTGCGGACCCGACGGGGCATTTCAACTGGACGAAGATGCTGAAATTACTCGGTAAAGACTATGGCGGGAAAGGCCAGGTCATAGATGGAATCATGGTGTTCTACTCCGAACAGCCCGATCAATCAGGTGAAACTGTTCTCAATGTTCTTACCCATGGACAGCCCGGCTTATTATTGGGTGACGAACTAGGCTACACCCCAGATCGGCTAAAAACTCTGCTTGAAGACAACGGGATTTCGCTGAAGGGGCAGAAAACACATGTGATGGCTTGCTACTCGGCGGCAGCATTGCCTTCAGGGGGAGCATCTTTTATTCAGGAATGGTCAAACATCACTGGGGCTCAGACGACGGGGTACATGAAGGGAGTACCTACGCCTCGCTCGGTAGATGGAGATAATCACCATGCGGTCGTGTTGCCAGTGCTTCCTGTGTTCAAGCAGCTTCTTAGTCTCAGTTCCAAGCCTATTTCAGTAGAGCCGTCTGATACGTTAACAGGGATTCGCAGTGATAGGCCGGCAGGGCGCCACGCTAGGCGTTGA
- a CDS encoding MFS transporter, with protein sequence MAISSTPTSSASSPANPATPLVMSIIGFCALAHLINDLIQAVLPAIYPMLKANYNLSFAQIGLITLTFQITASLLQPWVGFFTDKRPTPNLLPLGTLCTLVGIVMLAFVGSFPMILLASALVGIGSSTFHPETSRIARLASGGRFGLAQSSFQVGGNAGSALGPLLAAAIVIPFGQTHVAWFGVAGLFFFAVTLMLRRWYKEHLNQAKARKAVQATHGISRQRVMMALVVLGLLVFSKYFYMASFTSYFTFYLIEKFQLSVASSQLHLFLFLGAVAAGTFFGGPIGDRIGRKAVIWFSILGVAPFTLALPYADLFWTTVLSVLIGFVLASAFSAIVVYAQELVPGNVGMIAGIFFGLMFGFGGIGAALLGYVADLRGIEYVYGVCSFLPLFGLLAVFLPSTGKR encoded by the coding sequence ATGGCCATCAGCAGCACACCGACTTCCAGCGCGAGTAGCCCGGCAAACCCGGCCACGCCGCTGGTGATGAGCATCATTGGTTTCTGCGCCCTGGCGCACCTGATCAACGACCTGATCCAGGCGGTTCTGCCGGCGATCTACCCGATGCTCAAGGCCAACTACAACCTGAGCTTCGCCCAGATCGGCCTGATCACCCTGACCTTCCAGATCACTGCCTCGTTATTGCAGCCGTGGGTGGGCTTCTTCACCGACAAGCGGCCCACGCCGAACCTGTTGCCGCTGGGCACCCTGTGCACCCTGGTGGGTATCGTGATGCTGGCCTTCGTTGGCAGTTTCCCGATGATCCTGCTGGCCTCGGCGCTGGTGGGCATCGGCTCCTCGACCTTCCACCCGGAGACTTCGCGCATTGCCCGGCTGGCCTCGGGCGGGCGCTTCGGCCTGGCCCAGTCGAGCTTCCAGGTTGGCGGCAACGCCGGCTCCGCCCTTGGCCCGTTGTTGGCGGCGGCAATCGTCATTCCCTTCGGCCAGACCCACGTGGCCTGGTTCGGCGTGGCCGGGCTGTTCTTCTTTGCCGTGACCCTGATGCTGCGCCGCTGGTACAAGGAGCACCTGAACCAGGCCAAGGCGCGCAAGGCGGTGCAGGCCACCCACGGCATCTCGCGCCAGCGGGTGATGATGGCCTTGGTGGTGCTGGGCCTGCTGGTGTTTTCCAAGTACTTCTACATGGCCAGCTTCACCAGCTACTTCACCTTCTACCTGATCGAGAAGTTCCAGCTGTCGGTGGCCAGTTCGCAGCTGCACCTGTTCCTGTTCCTGGGCGCGGTGGCGGCGGGCACTTTCTTCGGCGGGCCCATCGGCGACCGCATCGGGCGCAAGGCGGTGATCTGGTTCTCGATCCTCGGCGTGGCACCGTTCACCCTGGCCCTGCCCTATGCCGACCTGTTCTGGACCACCGTGCTCAGTGTGTTGATCGGCTTCGTGCTTGCTTCGGCGTTCTCGGCCATCGTGGTGTATGCCCAGGAGCTGGTGCCGGGCAATGTGGGGATGATCGCCGGGATCTTCTTCGGGCTGATGTTCGGTTTCGGCGGGATCGGCGCGGCGCTACTGGGATATGTGGCCGACCTGCGTGGGATCGAATATGTGTACGGGGTTTGCTCGTTCCTGCCGTTGTTTGGGTTGCTGGCGGTGTTTTTGCCGTCTACTGGCAAGCGCTGA
- a CDS encoding FecR domain-containing protein yields MPALQPTPDPEQEALDWFSRLRQPGCDEALRQAFASWCQDPLNARAYAQLEAYWQQLQVPAARPRPRVAKVRRSRAGLCLALLFLMLVAALAWIYWPLMQRLGSELHTDSGERRSVRLADGSTLHLDSASAMNVDLRGRTRQLHLVQGQVYLEVRLDGRAMEVQVDDTRIQVFGTRLQIARHAEYDELVVLSGKAAVLQGGDQRMVSAGERVTFSESRINSVEKIDAKLVDAWRNGQLKARNLPLGEILERLANYRGQRVWMMNEPTAYQRVSGDFDLDHPAQSLERLAADQQLRLHNLFGHWLIVR; encoded by the coding sequence ATGCCCGCCTTGCAGCCCACGCCCGACCCCGAGCAGGAAGCCCTGGACTGGTTCTCGCGCCTGCGCCAACCCGGCTGTGACGAGGCCCTGCGCCAGGCGTTCGCCAGCTGGTGCCAGGACCCGCTCAACGCCAGGGCGTATGCCCAGCTCGAAGCTTACTGGCAGCAGTTGCAGGTGCCGGCAGCCCGGCCACGACCACGGGTCGCCAAGGTGCGCCGCAGCCGTGCCGGGCTGTGCCTGGCGCTGCTGTTCCTGATGCTGGTGGCGGCACTCGCCTGGATTTACTGGCCGCTGATGCAGCGCCTGGGCAGCGAATTGCACACCGACAGCGGCGAACGCCGCAGCGTGCGCCTGGCCGACGGCTCGACCCTGCACCTGGACAGCGCCAGCGCGATGAATGTCGACCTGCGTGGCCGCACCCGCCAACTGCACCTGGTGCAGGGCCAGGTCTACCTGGAGGTGAGGCTCGATGGCCGGGCCATGGAGGTGCAGGTCGATGACACCCGGATCCAGGTGTTCGGCACTCGCCTGCAGATCGCCCGCCATGCCGAGTACGACGAACTGGTGGTGCTCAGCGGCAAGGCCGCGGTCCTGCAGGGCGGTGACCAGCGCATGGTCAGCGCCGGCGAACGGGTGACGTTCAGTGAATCCCGCATCAATTCCGTCGAGAAGATCGACGCCAAGCTGGTCGATGCCTGGCGCAACGGTCAGTTGAAGGCCCGGAACCTGCCGCTGGGCGAAATATTGGAGCGCCTGGCCAACTACCGTGGCCAGCGTGTCTGGATGATGAACGAGCCAACGGCCTACCAGCGGGTCAGCGGTGATTTCGACCTCGACCACCCGGCGCAGAGCCTCGAGCGCCTGGCCGCCGATCAGCAATTGCGCCTGCACAACCTGTTTGGCCACTGGCTGATCGTGCGCTGA
- a CDS encoding LysE family translocator, with the protein MNELIAVALFTILAVISPGADFAMVTRSSYAQGRKAGLAAAAGIALGVQVHVLYTVLGIAVIISQTPTLFLAMKVVGAGYLLYLGYKSLTNTTRIELDGLSQGASSVASALRTGFLTNALNPKTMLFVVSAYTQVVRPGSPLALDFAYGAFMSFAHWAWFSLVAVFFSSARLRAAMIERQRTVDRVIGVALIGLGLAVVVAGVK; encoded by the coding sequence GTGAACGAACTCATCGCCGTTGCCCTGTTCACCATCCTGGCCGTCATCAGCCCTGGTGCCGACTTCGCCATGGTTACCCGCAGCAGTTACGCGCAAGGCCGCAAGGCCGGTCTCGCCGCTGCGGCGGGCATCGCCCTGGGTGTGCAGGTGCATGTGCTGTACACGGTGCTCGGCATTGCCGTGATCATCAGCCAAACCCCCACACTGTTCCTGGCCATGAAGGTGGTAGGGGCGGGCTACCTGCTCTACCTGGGCTACAAGTCGCTGACCAATACCACGCGCATTGAGCTAGACGGCCTGTCGCAAGGTGCGTCCAGTGTGGCGAGCGCGTTGCGCACGGGCTTTCTGACCAACGCCTTGAACCCCAAGACCATGCTGTTCGTGGTCAGCGCCTATACCCAGGTAGTGCGGCCGGGCAGCCCGCTGGCGCTGGACTTCGCCTATGGTGCGTTCATGTCGTTCGCCCATTGGGCCTGGTTCAGCCTGGTGGCGGTGTTCTTCTCCAGTGCGCGATTGCGTGCGGCGATGATCGAGCGTCAGCGCACGGTTGACCGGGTAATCGGGGTGGCCTTGATCGGCCTGGGGCTGGCCGTGGTGGTGGCGGGAGTGAAGTAA
- a CDS encoding LysR substrate-binding domain-containing protein: protein MKQPPLTAFRYFDIAARTESFVRAAEHLHVTHGAVSRQVRLLEESLGVALFERRNRAIFLTPAGRELHSTTQSIFEQLEGAVQRLQQQAEDNVLVVSCEPTIAMRWLIPRLPRFHAAHPDLQLHLVAAGGPVDFARGGIDLALRRDDFHWDRQLHSLKICDEWIGPVARPDLNGQRLLHSSTRPDAWATWLRLSGQHLPHRTRSDFEHFYLSLQAASAGMGMAIASALMVCDELNNGQMEAPFGFLRDGSSYHLLSPLPLDDGSKRQRFAQWVGQECRICLAHLGLLQNDEPPPPSPPQVR from the coding sequence ATGAAACAGCCTCCCCTTACCGCCTTTCGCTACTTCGACATCGCCGCCCGCACTGAAAGCTTCGTGCGCGCCGCCGAGCACCTGCATGTCACCCACGGCGCCGTCAGCCGCCAAGTGCGCCTGCTCGAGGAAAGCCTCGGCGTGGCTTTGTTCGAACGGCGCAACCGGGCAATCTTTCTCACCCCCGCCGGTCGCGAGCTGCACAGCACCACCCAGTCGATCTTCGAGCAATTGGAGGGCGCCGTGCAGCGCCTGCAACAGCAGGCTGAAGACAACGTGCTGGTGGTCTCCTGCGAGCCGACCATCGCCATGCGCTGGCTGATCCCGCGCCTGCCGCGCTTTCACGCCGCACACCCCGACCTGCAACTGCATCTGGTGGCGGCCGGTGGGCCGGTGGACTTCGCCCGTGGCGGCATCGACCTGGCACTGCGCCGGGACGACTTCCACTGGGATCGTCAGCTGCACAGCCTGAAAATCTGCGATGAATGGATCGGGCCGGTAGCAAGGCCAGACCTCAACGGCCAACGCCTGCTCCATAGCAGCACTCGCCCAGATGCCTGGGCGACGTGGCTGCGCCTGAGCGGCCAGCACCTCCCGCACAGGACACGCAGCGACTTCGAGCACTTCTACCTGTCGCTGCAGGCCGCCAGCGCCGGCATGGGGATGGCCATCGCCTCGGCACTGATGGTGTGCGATGAGCTGAACAACGGCCAGATGGAGGCCCCTTTCGGCTTTTTGCGCGACGGCTCCAGCTATCACCTGCTCAGCCCGCTACCACTGGACGACGGCAGCAAGCGCCAGCGCTTCGCCCAGTGGGTCGGTCAAGAATGCCGTATCTGCCTCGCTCACCTGGGCTTGCTGCAGAACGACGAACCGCCCCCGCCATCGCCGCCCCAGGTGCGATAG
- a CDS encoding D-Ala-D-Ala carboxypeptidase family metallohydrolase: MKSARIWLLASALVGLGTVQADERDVWMFAQWAGDHENRRFREMLVDARLYGVVPIHQLLRSASDWRLCQASPFAVPPASHWPAVRSTLALIQTLDQQGVLRQFEVVSAYRDPRLNACAGGAPSSAHMRAFAVDLLLPPWADPNPLCRFWQQHGRAWNMGLGRYPSGRIHIDTAGYRTWGGDGGGGSSFCSKPR; this comes from the coding sequence ATGAAAAGCGCCAGGATATGGCTATTGGCTAGCGCGCTGGTCGGGCTGGGTACGGTCCAGGCCGATGAACGTGATGTGTGGATGTTCGCCCAGTGGGCCGGGGACCACGAGAACCGCCGGTTTCGTGAAATGCTGGTGGACGCCCGGCTGTATGGCGTGGTGCCGATCCATCAGTTGCTGCGCTCGGCCTCGGACTGGCGCCTGTGCCAGGCTTCACCCTTTGCGGTGCCGCCGGCGAGCCATTGGCCGGCGGTGCGCTCGACGCTGGCCTTGATCCAGACCCTGGACCAGCAGGGTGTCCTGCGTCAGTTCGAAGTGGTGTCGGCCTACCGCGATCCCCGGCTCAATGCCTGTGCCGGCGGCGCGCCGAGCAGCGCGCATATGCGCGCCTTCGCCGTCGACCTGCTGCTGCCGCCCTGGGCCGACCCGAACCCGCTGTGTCGTTTCTGGCAGCAGCACGGCCGTGCCTGGAACATGGGGCTTGGCCGTTACCCCTCGGGGCGCATCCATATCGACACGGCCGGCTATCGCACCTGGGGCGGCGATGGCGGGGGCGGTTCGTCGTTCTGCAGCAAGCCCAGGTGA
- the rimI gene encoding ribosomal protein S18-alanine N-acetyltransferase produces the protein MSDSISFRPATEADLDTLLKIEYAAFSHPWTRGIFQDALKSYEVWLMFDGQQQVGHGVINVIIDEAHLLNITVKPENQGCGLGLRLLEHLMARAYQLNGRECFLEVRASNQSAYRLYERYGFNEVGRRRDYYPMAGGREDALVMACTLLED, from the coding sequence ATGAGTGACTCGATCAGTTTCCGCCCGGCGACCGAGGCGGATCTGGATACCCTGCTGAAGATCGAATATGCCGCCTTCAGCCATCCCTGGACCCGCGGCATCTTTCAAGATGCACTGAAGTCCTACGAAGTGTGGCTGATGTTCGACGGCCAGCAGCAGGTCGGCCACGGCGTGATCAACGTGATCATCGATGAGGCGCACCTGCTCAACATTACCGTCAAGCCGGAAAACCAGGGCTGTGGCCTGGGCCTGCGCCTGCTCGAACACCTGATGGCGCGGGCCTACCAGCTCAATGGTCGCGAGTGTTTCCTGGAAGTGCGCGCCAGCAACCAGTCGGCGTATCGCTTGTACGAGCGCTATGGCTTCAATGAAGTCGGTCGGCGCCGTGACTACTATCCGATGGCGGGTGGGCGGGAAGATGCGCTGGTGATGGCCTGTACGCTGCTCGAAGATTGA
- a CDS encoding energy transducer TonB, with translation MLIESRRRAYLSAMQVVHWLPRAELPFAAPSRPELLLPVAPVDEVDFEVRPAAPAAAPSATPAAPQARAERPKIEIPRPGSAPKPAAKPVEAEAEPPAPRPAPVPPPRFALQLLRAGDCLLLVELATGQPFQSRDPSYLLLKDMLRAAGLPDAPQIIGEPVRWPLLMRGNMDQGPDAARDFVQGFIAARLEEAPCACLWLIGLPAIRFAGQADDEAYYRELKVDLLGDAWALPGLELLMDEPQRKADVWKAMRQLMARWKCVE, from the coding sequence TTGCTGATCGAGTCCCGCCGCCGCGCCTACCTGTCCGCCATGCAAGTGGTGCACTGGCTGCCGCGCGCCGAACTGCCGTTCGCCGCGCCGTCGCGGCCAGAGCTGCTGTTACCGGTGGCGCCGGTCGATGAGGTTGACTTCGAGGTGAGACCGGCCGCTCCTGCAGCTGCGCCGAGCGCCACCCCGGCAGCCCCTCAGGCGCGTGCCGAGCGGCCGAAGATCGAGATCCCGCGCCCGGGCAGTGCGCCGAAACCCGCCGCCAAGCCGGTCGAGGCCGAGGCAGAGCCCCCCGCGCCGCGTCCGGCGCCTGTGCCACCGCCACGCTTCGCCCTGCAGTTGCTGCGTGCCGGCGACTGTCTGCTGCTGGTGGAACTGGCCACCGGCCAGCCGTTCCAGAGCCGCGACCCGTCCTACCTGCTGCTCAAGGACATGCTACGCGCCGCCGGCCTGCCGGACGCCCCGCAGATCATTGGCGAGCCAGTACGCTGGCCGTTGCTGATGCGCGGCAACATGGACCAGGGCCCGGACGCCGCCCGGGACTTTGTCCAGGGCTTTATCGCCGCGCGCCTGGAAGAGGCGCCGTGCGCCTGCCTGTGGCTGATCGGCCTGCCGGCCATTCGCTTCGCCGGCCAGGCCGACGACGAAGCCTATTACCGAGAACTCAAGGTCGACCTGCTCGGCGATGCCTGGGCCTTGCCCGGCCTTGAACTGTTGATGGACGAGCCGCAGCGCAAGGCGGACGTCTGGAAAGCCATGCGCCAGCTGATGGCGCGCTGGAAATGTGTTGAATGA